One part of the Sorangiineae bacterium MSr11954 genome encodes these proteins:
- a CDS encoding aminoglycoside phosphotransferase family protein — MNPVNLPPDILENNAGRGEAVRAWLDALPATIARCAERWSLELGECFPEVSYNYAAPARRADGSHVVLKVTFPDRDFVSEVAALEAFGPGRGAIGLLEVDRASGAMLLERAMPGTQLAPLARIDDARATAIAAQVMRALRRDVPADSSPFVTLELWSEAFDRARGRLPGGRGIGELPPRLVDRAEGVYRELLASSGPPVLLHGDLHHGNILEVEGGRWVAIDPKGVIGEPAFETAVFLHDPIPEFITWPGWERLLQRRMAQLADELALDRERIRGWAIAQSVLSALWFIEDDDEDGHRYELAVASALTA, encoded by the coding sequence ATGAACCCCGTGAACCTCCCGCCGGACATTTTGGAGAACAACGCCGGAAGGGGAGAGGCCGTTCGCGCGTGGCTCGACGCGCTTCCTGCAACCATCGCGCGCTGCGCAGAGAGGTGGTCCCTCGAGCTCGGCGAATGCTTCCCCGAGGTCAGCTACAACTATGCGGCCCCCGCGCGACGGGCGGATGGCTCGCACGTGGTGCTCAAGGTCACCTTTCCGGATCGGGATTTCGTCTCCGAAGTGGCGGCGCTCGAGGCCTTCGGTCCAGGGCGCGGCGCCATCGGGCTCCTGGAGGTCGATCGCGCGAGCGGTGCCATGCTCCTCGAGCGCGCCATGCCCGGAACCCAGCTGGCGCCGCTGGCGCGGATCGACGATGCGCGCGCCACCGCGATCGCCGCGCAGGTGATGCGTGCGCTCCGGCGCGATGTCCCCGCCGATTCCTCGCCGTTCGTGACCTTGGAGCTGTGGTCGGAGGCGTTCGATCGCGCGCGCGGGCGGTTGCCGGGTGGCCGCGGCATCGGCGAGCTCCCGCCGCGATTGGTGGACCGCGCCGAGGGGGTCTATCGCGAGCTCCTCGCGTCGTCGGGGCCGCCCGTGTTGCTGCACGGCGATCTGCACCACGGCAATATCTTGGAGGTGGAGGGCGGGCGATGGGTGGCCATCGATCCCAAGGGCGTGATCGGCGAGCCGGCCTTCGAGACGGCGGTGTTCCTCCACGATCCGATCCCGGAGTTCATCACATGGCCCGGTTGGGAGCGGCTCCTCCAGCGGCGCATGGCGCAGCTCGCCGACGAGCTCGCGCTGGATCGCGAGCGGATCCGAGGGTGGGCCATCGCGCAGAGCGTGCTCTCGGCGCTGTGGTTCATCGAAGACGACGACGAGGATGGGCACCGCTACGAGCTGGCGGTGGCGAGCGCGCTCACGGCTTGA
- a CDS encoding helix-turn-helix domain-containing protein, which produces MTTARENYRYDECGLPNVTLRGVEVSRCSECGEIDVAISRIEKLHFAIAKALIERTERLQAVEIRFLRKWLGWSGTDLAQVMGVTKETVSRWENDKEPMGPIAERLLRMCVANLAPLENYSVDILKALQDTCKTKHLYLEEIGKDWIAAA; this is translated from the coding sequence ATGACGACCGCACGAGAGAACTACCGCTACGACGAGTGCGGCTTGCCGAACGTTACGCTTCGAGGGGTGGAGGTAAGCCGTTGCAGCGAGTGCGGTGAGATCGACGTCGCCATCTCCCGTATCGAAAAGCTGCACTTCGCGATCGCAAAGGCGCTCATCGAGCGCACCGAGCGCTTGCAAGCCGTCGAGATCCGTTTTCTTCGGAAGTGGCTTGGATGGTCCGGTACCGACTTGGCTCAAGTGATGGGGGTGACGAAGGAGACGGTCTCGCGCTGGGAGAACGACAAGGAACCCATGGGCCCCATCGCCGAGCGCTTGCTTCGGATGTGCGTCGCCAACCTCGCTCCGCTCGAAAACTACTCGGTGGATATCCTCAAGGCGCTACAGGACACGTGTAAAACGAAACACCTCTATCTCGAGGAGATCGGCAAGGATTGGATCGCGGCAGCATAG
- a CDS encoding aliphatic sulfonate ABC transporter substrate-binding protein: MANDAARARRPTRRQGLLWALGAMGTVSVAAACRSQARSARPRLPEELRVDWAYYSPLSMVVRQKQWLEERFATAGAKVPIRWILSLGSNKALELLGSGALDIGSTAGGAALLSRANGNAIRAVYIFSKPEWTALVVPKASSVRNVADLRGKKIAATKGTDPYLFLLRVLHDAGLTKRDVELVHLQHPDGRAALERGDVDAWAGLDPHMAASELEQGSRLVVRKPEYNTYGFLDVRDAFAEQYPDAVRAVIEIYERARRWALANPDELRSLVTNEAKLSPAVTQRVLERNDFGEPRLGAAHVNALRAVSSILVDEQLVRAGADVGKAVDTLLDTKSAEGIAG; the protein is encoded by the coding sequence ATGGCGAACGATGCCGCGCGCGCTCGAAGGCCCACCCGCCGCCAAGGATTGCTCTGGGCCCTCGGCGCCATGGGCACGGTGTCCGTCGCCGCCGCGTGCCGCTCGCAGGCGCGCAGCGCTCGGCCGCGCCTCCCCGAAGAGCTCCGCGTCGACTGGGCCTACTACTCACCTTTGTCGATGGTCGTGCGGCAAAAGCAGTGGCTCGAAGAGCGCTTCGCGACCGCCGGCGCCAAGGTGCCCATCCGCTGGATCCTCAGCCTCGGCTCGAACAAAGCGCTGGAGCTGCTCGGCAGCGGCGCGCTCGACATCGGCTCCACGGCCGGCGGCGCCGCGCTTTTGAGCCGCGCCAATGGCAACGCGATTCGTGCAGTCTACATCTTTAGCAAGCCCGAGTGGACGGCGCTGGTCGTGCCCAAGGCTTCGTCCGTGCGAAATGTCGCCGACCTTCGCGGCAAGAAGATCGCCGCCACCAAGGGCACCGATCCGTACCTCTTCTTGCTTCGGGTGCTCCACGACGCGGGCCTCACCAAGCGCGACGTGGAGCTCGTCCACCTGCAGCACCCCGACGGGCGCGCCGCGCTCGAGCGGGGCGATGTCGACGCATGGGCCGGGCTCGATCCGCACATGGCGGCCTCCGAGCTGGAGCAAGGCAGCCGGCTCGTCGTGCGCAAGCCCGAGTACAACACCTACGGCTTTCTCGATGTGCGCGATGCGTTCGCCGAGCAGTATCCGGACGCCGTGCGCGCCGTGATCGAGATCTACGAGCGCGCCCGCCGCTGGGCCCTCGCCAACCCCGACGAGCTTCGCTCCCTGGTGACCAACGAGGCCAAGCTGAGCCCCGCCGTGACCCAGAGGGTGCTCGAGCGCAACGACTTTGGCGAGCCGCGCTTGGGCGCCGCGCACGTGAACGCGCTCCGCGCCGTGTCGTCGATCTTGGTCGACGAACAGCTCGTCCGCGCGGGGGCGGACGTCGGAAAGGCGGTCGATACCTTGCTCGATACCAAGAGCGCCGAAGGGATCGCGGGGTGA
- a CDS encoding GNAT family N-acetyltransferase, giving the protein MAERRYRSAMYPLSLETERLVLRDYEDGDHVAVHVFESDPEVLRYQTRGISPLEETRAFIDKVRAESLATPRRLFELAVVSREDQTLIGRAGIVVRRPEHAEAELFYAFRRDRWGRGYAAEAAQAMVDFGFGRLELHRIYADTDPRNVASMRVAEKVGMQREGLLREKWFIKDEWCSSVMFAILDREWAARRT; this is encoded by the coding sequence TTGGCCGAACGCCGCTATCGTTCGGCCATGTATCCGCTCTCGCTCGAGACCGAGCGTCTCGTTCTTCGCGACTACGAAGATGGGGATCACGTCGCCGTCCACGTGTTCGAGAGCGATCCCGAGGTGCTCCGCTATCAAACCCGTGGCATTTCCCCGCTCGAGGAGACCCGCGCGTTCATCGACAAGGTGCGCGCGGAGAGCCTTGCCACACCGCGGAGGCTCTTCGAGCTCGCGGTGGTCTCCCGCGAGGACCAGACCCTGATCGGCCGGGCCGGCATCGTGGTGCGAAGGCCCGAGCACGCCGAGGCGGAGCTCTTTTATGCGTTCCGCCGGGACCGCTGGGGGCGCGGGTACGCGGCGGAGGCTGCGCAGGCGATGGTGGACTTCGGGTTCGGGCGGCTGGAGCTGCACCGCATCTACGCGGACACGGATCCGCGCAACGTCGCCTCCATGCGGGTGGCCGAAAAGGTCGGCATGCAGCGCGAGGGGCTGCTGCGCGAAAAGTGGTTCATCAAGGACGAGTGGTGCAGCTCCGTCATGTTTGCGATCCTCGATCGCGAGTGGGCCGCGCGGCGTACCTAG
- a CDS encoding nuclear transport factor 2 family protein, producing MDEHREDRSTVEQLYDAFWRRDGAGLAALLHRDFTGYVSEGMPLGVGGTIPSRASMLNLWSTIAARFRVAPVPEEIVSARDGRFFVLGRYRGTGAAGAPLDAAFVHVIEVRDGAIVSLKQVTDTARWTAN from the coding sequence ATGGACGAGCATCGAGAGGATCGGAGCACCGTCGAGCAGCTCTACGACGCCTTCTGGCGGCGGGATGGTGCGGGCCTGGCGGCGCTTCTTCACCGCGATTTCACGGGCTATGTCAGCGAAGGGATGCCGCTCGGCGTGGGGGGAACGATCCCGAGCCGCGCGAGCATGCTGAACCTCTGGAGCACGATCGCCGCGCGCTTTCGGGTGGCGCCCGTGCCCGAGGAGATCGTCTCTGCACGCGACGGCCGCTTCTTCGTGCTCGGCCGTTACCGGGGCACGGGCGCGGCCGGCGCTCCGCTCGACGCAGCCTTCGTTCACGTCATCGAAGTGCGCGACGGCGCCATCGTCTCCTTGAAGCAAGTCACCGACACGGCGCGCTGGACGGCGAATTGA
- a CDS encoding M28 family peptidase yields the protein MASETEVSTASSELAVAPAADDDPVTHLNYFGADAQRGRNAPSADFDRSADYVVQRLKQYGLVGPNPNDPSSPYYQTFNMNGFASERAEFANHADHGTGADAFGTTLFEHGFYLDDRLDSQSFGVLAQKYRSITGSTKTPTLSDLKASTELLAATRNVLGRLDGTGPKKAEVIVAMAHLDHLGVSGGQIYNGADDNGSGSSVLLSLVPILAAAKEAGQLNRTILFFWTAAEEDGLVGSNYFVSHPIAGIGLSNIVGVVNMDMVGRWDNSRISILDKKSNGSTTYLSGLLSQANSALATPFTRINKDIDAYARRQDGASFFDRGEDVLFVFEGLSNPNGGGNLHSDYHRPTDDVSKIIAENGGQKVRRIRDLVGGTLKLAANRP from the coding sequence TTGGCTTCGGAGACCGAGGTCTCGACCGCGTCGAGCGAGCTCGCAGTGGCCCCCGCCGCCGACGATGATCCGGTAACGCACCTCAATTACTTTGGGGCCGATGCGCAACGCGGGCGAAACGCCCCGTCGGCCGACTTCGATCGTTCGGCAGACTACGTGGTCCAGCGACTGAAGCAGTACGGACTGGTGGGCCCGAACCCCAATGACCCGAGCAGCCCCTACTATCAAACGTTCAACATGAACGGCTTTGCCTCCGAGAGGGCGGAGTTCGCAAACCACGCCGACCACGGCACGGGCGCGGACGCCTTCGGGACGACGCTGTTCGAGCACGGCTTCTACCTCGACGATCGATTGGATTCGCAGTCGTTCGGCGTGCTGGCGCAGAAGTACCGCTCGATCACCGGCTCCACCAAGACACCGACGCTCAGCGATTTGAAGGCGAGCACCGAGCTCCTCGCGGCCACGCGCAACGTGCTCGGAAGGCTCGATGGCACGGGCCCCAAGAAGGCCGAGGTCATCGTGGCCATGGCGCACCTCGATCACCTCGGGGTCTCCGGCGGCCAGATCTACAACGGCGCCGACGACAATGGCTCGGGCAGCTCGGTGCTCCTCTCGTTGGTGCCGATCCTCGCGGCGGCCAAGGAAGCCGGCCAATTGAACCGCACCATCCTCTTCTTCTGGACGGCGGCCGAGGAGGACGGTCTGGTCGGGTCCAACTACTTCGTCTCCCACCCCATTGCCGGTATTGGTCTCTCGAACATCGTCGGCGTCGTCAATATGGATATGGTGGGTCGCTGGGACAATTCACGAATCAGCATTCTCGACAAAAAGTCGAACGGCTCCACCACCTACCTCTCGGGCCTCCTCTCCCAAGCGAACAGCGCCCTCGCCACGCCGTTCACGCGCATCAACAAGGACATCGATGCGTACGCGCGCCGGCAGGACGGCGCATCCTTCTTCGATCGCGGCGAGGACGTCCTCTTCGTGTTCGAAGGGCTGAGCAATCCGAACGGCGGCGGTAACCTCCACTCCGATTACCATCGCCCGACGGACGACGTCTCCAAGATCATCGCCGAGAACGGCGGCCAAAAGGTACGCCGTATTCGCGACTTGGTGGGCGGCACCTTGAAGCTCGCCGCAAATCGTCCTTAG
- the mutS gene encoding DNA mismatch repair protein MutS: MAKQQDPAATPLMRQYLTAKEKHKDALLFFRLGDFYELFFEDAVIAARALELTLTSRNKGAEDEIPMAGVPYHAAATYIQRLLDQGFKVAICEQMADPSKVKGIVPREVVRVVTPAIVYDDATIDARTNLYLVAVEEGAGRFGIAALDVSTGELSACEAADRDGALGELVRLDARELLVGPGAEAVAEQFAAVRPRAVVRKQAAALEEAAAMATLDAILGAGEAGASGAPISALRAAARCLDVARECEAGQKPPVARLEVYGLDETLLLDDATQSHLELVRTMDGDTRGSLLAQIDETKTGPGARLLRRRLLSPLTHVSEIRRRHDAVELFVTQPGLRAEVRSLFGRVSDIERLAMKLAVGRASPRDLVALGRSLEALPAVAHALESCPDLSAREALGIAPGAPWLDVCADLCDELVRAIDPDAPVRASDGGVIRAGYDLALDEVRTLARDGQRLIVELETRLREEVQIPSLKLRFTRVFGWYVEVTRSHTSKAPKTWRRKQTVANAERFTCDELDELADKLAHAEDRCMARETELLNGVLRSLVAHVERLRAVAGRLAEWDVASALAEVAHRNDYARPVVDDSLRLVIEDGRHPVVERLAAAGRFVPNDVALDATAERLWLLTGPNMAGKSTLMRQVALIVILAQAGSFVPARRAEVGIVDRVLTRVGASDNLAKGDSTFMVEMKETANVLRRATRRSLVVLDEIGRGTSTYDGLSIAWAVAEHLHDVIGCRAMFATHYHELTELCTTRSGSENFSVSAREHEGTLIFLHKLQRGAASRSYGVACARLAGIPEIVLARARTLLSDLERGAPLPSGAPASLRRRDRAARPQLDLFGSGPDRAAMTPEQKTAHDIAEALRSLDTDRLTPLEALQLVATWKKQVASPA, encoded by the coding sequence ATGGCAAAGCAGCAAGACCCTGCCGCGACGCCGCTGATGCGTCAGTATTTGACGGCGAAAGAGAAGCACAAAGACGCGCTCTTGTTCTTTCGCTTGGGGGACTTCTACGAGCTCTTCTTCGAAGATGCGGTGATCGCCGCGCGCGCGCTCGAGCTCACCCTGACCAGCCGCAACAAGGGCGCCGAGGACGAGATCCCCATGGCCGGCGTGCCGTACCACGCGGCGGCCACGTACATTCAAAGGCTGCTCGACCAAGGCTTCAAGGTCGCCATTTGCGAGCAGATGGCCGATCCCTCGAAGGTGAAAGGCATCGTGCCGCGCGAGGTGGTGCGGGTGGTGACACCCGCCATCGTGTACGACGATGCGACCATCGATGCGCGCACCAATTTGTACTTGGTGGCCGTCGAGGAGGGCGCAGGTCGTTTTGGCATCGCGGCGCTCGACGTCTCGACGGGCGAGCTCTCGGCGTGCGAAGCGGCCGATCGCGACGGCGCCCTCGGGGAGCTGGTGCGGCTCGACGCGCGCGAGCTCCTGGTGGGGCCGGGCGCCGAGGCCGTCGCCGAGCAATTTGCGGCCGTGCGGCCGCGCGCGGTGGTTCGCAAGCAAGCCGCTGCGCTCGAGGAGGCGGCGGCCATGGCCACCCTCGACGCCATCCTCGGCGCCGGCGAGGCAGGCGCCTCCGGCGCGCCCATTTCGGCGCTGCGTGCGGCCGCGCGCTGCCTCGACGTGGCGCGCGAGTGCGAAGCGGGGCAGAAGCCGCCGGTGGCGCGCTTGGAGGTGTACGGGCTCGACGAGACCTTGCTCCTGGACGACGCCACGCAGTCGCACTTGGAGCTGGTGCGCACTATGGACGGCGATACGCGCGGCTCGCTGCTCGCGCAGATCGACGAGACCAAGACCGGTCCGGGGGCGCGCCTCTTGCGCCGGCGCCTCTTGTCGCCGCTCACCCATGTGTCGGAGATCCGGCGCCGCCACGACGCCGTGGAGCTGTTCGTCACGCAGCCCGGTCTGCGCGCCGAGGTGCGCTCGCTCTTCGGGCGGGTCTCGGACATCGAGCGCCTCGCGATGAAGCTCGCCGTGGGCCGCGCGAGCCCGCGCGATCTGGTGGCGCTGGGCCGCTCGCTGGAGGCGCTCCCCGCGGTCGCGCACGCGCTCGAGTCGTGCCCCGACTTGAGCGCGCGCGAGGCGCTCGGCATCGCGCCGGGCGCGCCGTGGCTCGACGTGTGCGCCGATCTTTGCGACGAGCTGGTGCGCGCCATCGACCCCGACGCGCCGGTGCGCGCGAGCGACGGCGGCGTCATCCGCGCCGGCTACGACCTTGCGCTCGACGAAGTGCGCACCCTGGCGCGCGACGGGCAACGGCTCATCGTGGAGCTCGAGACGCGCCTGCGCGAAGAGGTGCAGATCCCCAGCTTGAAGCTGCGCTTTACGCGCGTGTTCGGCTGGTACGTGGAGGTCACGCGCTCGCACACCAGCAAGGCGCCCAAGACCTGGCGGCGCAAGCAGACGGTCGCCAACGCCGAGCGCTTTACGTGCGACGAGCTCGACGAGCTGGCCGACAAGCTCGCGCACGCCGAGGACCGCTGCATGGCGCGCGAGACGGAGCTCTTGAACGGCGTGCTCCGAAGCCTGGTGGCGCACGTCGAGCGGCTGCGCGCGGTGGCCGGGCGCCTGGCCGAGTGGGACGTGGCGAGCGCCCTGGCCGAGGTCGCCCATCGCAACGACTACGCGCGCCCGGTGGTGGATGACTCGCTCCGCTTGGTCATCGAGGACGGGCGCCACCCGGTGGTCGAGCGCCTCGCGGCCGCCGGGCGCTTCGTCCCCAACGACGTGGCGCTCGACGCCACCGCCGAGCGCCTCTGGCTCCTGACGGGCCCCAACATGGCGGGCAAGTCGACCTTGATGCGCCAGGTCGCGCTCATCGTCATCTTGGCGCAGGCCGGCTCGTTCGTGCCCGCGCGCCGCGCGGAGGTGGGCATCGTCGATCGCGTGCTCACCCGGGTGGGCGCGAGCGACAACCTGGCCAAGGGCGACAGCACCTTCATGGTGGAGATGAAGGAGACGGCCAACGTCCTGCGCCGCGCCACCCGCCGCTCCTTGGTCGTCCTCGACGAGATCGGCCGCGGGACCAGCACCTACGACGGGCTCTCCATCGCGTGGGCCGTGGCCGAGCACCTCCACGACGTCATCGGCTGCCGCGCCATGTTCGCCACGCACTACCACGAGCTCACCGAGCTATGCACCACGCGCTCGGGCTCCGAGAACTTCAGCGTCTCGGCCCGCGAGCACGAGGGCACGCTCATCTTCCTGCACAAGCTCCAGCGCGGCGCCGCCTCCCGCAGCTACGGCGTGGCCTGCGCGCGCCTGGCCGGCATCCCCGAGATCGTGCTGGCGCGCGCGCGCACCCTCCTGTCCGATCTCGAACGCGGCGCCCCGCTCCCCAGCGGCGCCCCCGCCTCGCTCCGCCGGCGGGACCGCGCGGCGCGCCCGCAGCTCGATCTCTTCGGCAGTGGCCCCGATCGCGCCGCCATGACCCCCGAGCAAAAGACCGCGCACGACATCGCCGAAGCCTTGCGCTCCCTCGATACGGACCGCCTCACGCCGCTCGAGGCGCTGCAGCTCGTGGCCACTTGGAAAAAGCAAGTCGCATCGCCCGCTTAG
- a CDS encoding MoxR family ATPase, which yields MTAANVVATNEVGPAKERVDELRREVARAYIGSSRSLDAMLVALLAKGHVLLEGVPGVAKTTLVKAFATALGCSARRIQFTPDLLPADITGTYVLSPKDGTFALRAGPVFANVVLADEINRAPAKTQSALLEAMQERQVTIEGDRFELPLPFLVLATQNPIDLEGTYPLPEAQIDRFLVRVSMGYPQPREESLMVRTYGVDAPTVRPVLSPEDIAALQTTCARIHVEDDLFDYAVGITGFTRSHPRVALGASPRATLGLIQAAKAYALINGRGFVTPDDVRAVAPNVLAHRLVLTADAEHEPKMRQHVIDEALSKVGYRRGVRAV from the coding sequence ATGACCGCCGCCAACGTCGTTGCCACCAACGAAGTCGGTCCGGCGAAGGAGCGGGTCGACGAGCTGCGTCGCGAGGTCGCGCGCGCGTACATCGGCTCGTCGCGCTCCCTCGACGCCATGCTCGTGGCGCTCCTGGCCAAAGGTCACGTGCTGCTCGAAGGGGTACCGGGCGTTGCAAAGACCACCTTGGTCAAAGCATTTGCCACCGCGCTGGGCTGCTCGGCGCGCCGCATCCAATTCACACCCGACCTTCTGCCGGCCGACATCACGGGCACCTACGTCCTGTCACCCAAAGACGGGACCTTCGCCCTGCGCGCGGGCCCGGTGTTCGCGAACGTGGTCCTGGCCGACGAGATCAACCGCGCCCCCGCCAAGACGCAATCGGCGCTGCTCGAGGCCATGCAAGAGCGCCAGGTCACCATCGAGGGCGATCGCTTCGAGCTGCCGCTCCCCTTTCTGGTGCTGGCCACGCAGAACCCCATCGACCTCGAGGGGACGTATCCCCTCCCCGAGGCGCAGATCGATCGCTTCCTGGTGCGCGTCTCCATGGGCTATCCGCAGCCGCGCGAAGAGTCGCTCATGGTCCGCACCTACGGCGTCGACGCGCCCACCGTGCGCCCGGTGTTGAGCCCCGAGGACATCGCCGCGCTCCAGACCACGTGCGCGCGCATCCACGTCGAAGACGATCTGTTCGACTACGCCGTGGGCATCACCGGCTTCACGCGCTCGCACCCCCGCGTCGCCCTCGGCGCCAGCCCGCGCGCCACCCTCGGCTTGATCCAAGCCGCCAAAGCGTACGCCTTGATCAACGGCCGCGGCTTCGTCACCCCCGACGACGTGCGCGCCGTCGCCCCCAACGTGCTCGCGCACCGCTTGGTGCTCACCGCCGACGCGGAGCACGAGCCCAAGATGCGCCAGCACGTGATCGACGAGGCGCTCTCCAAAGTCGGTTATCGCCGCGGCGTACGCGCCGTTTGA
- a CDS encoding TetR/AcrR family transcriptional regulator, with product MGRDGIHSPDDILDAARDVVLERGVSGATTRAIAEAAGAPTGSIYHRFGSRDGVLANMWIRAVQRSQRAYLDAIAVQTDPVEGAVGAALSIFDFARHERKDAQIVVLFRREDLIREAPKGLAEPLRTLNEPVLRAIRQLHDAMSGCPPPSGGALSFDTLLLAVFDLPYGATRRYLVRGNAPPRTIRPALELAIRAVLPPSTIKP from the coding sequence GTGGGCCGAGACGGCATTCATTCCCCCGACGACATCCTCGACGCCGCGCGCGACGTCGTCCTCGAGCGCGGCGTGAGCGGCGCCACCACGCGGGCCATCGCCGAGGCCGCAGGGGCGCCGACCGGCTCGATCTACCACCGCTTTGGCTCGCGCGACGGCGTCCTCGCCAACATGTGGATACGCGCCGTCCAGCGCTCGCAGCGCGCGTACCTCGACGCCATCGCCGTGCAGACGGATCCGGTGGAGGGCGCCGTGGGGGCTGCGCTGTCCATCTTCGACTTTGCCCGCCACGAGCGGAAGGACGCGCAGATCGTCGTCCTCTTTCGCCGCGAGGACTTGATCCGCGAGGCGCCCAAGGGTCTCGCCGAGCCCCTGCGCACCTTGAACGAGCCGGTGCTGCGCGCGATCCGGCAGCTCCACGATGCGATGAGCGGCTGCCCGCCGCCGTCGGGGGGCGCGCTCTCGTTCGACACCTTGCTGCTCGCCGTCTTCGACTTACCTTATGGCGCCACGCGCCGCTATCTCGTGCGCGGAAACGCGCCGCCCCGCACCATCCGGCCCGCGCTCGAGCTGGCCATCCGCGCCGTGCTGCCGCCGTCGACCATCAAGCCGTGA
- a CDS encoding DUF4350 domain-containing protein has translation MRICSMMKGGSIGPPPVSDEPTLCELLELTVSNLGAMVKRTAPCFASHSPTGLELTWPRMTITAGSCGNIPHTETLGPRPSGVQQRRASMHSTPHPPWQEDRPPSIQAIMAALVVVLAFFATVLRSEPAAAEGATHPFDITSNDWEGSAEFVQLARHELGDARIMGTERIDLTHLRPEDSLILLHPEKTLDVGSLARFMRAGGRVILLDDYGRADALLRHFGMERIDTPHHPADSVRSDPRLPIAEPASPHPVVTDVRRVVTNHPTGIKHPDLSPILKVRGVGEPDVLVAVAGAVGQGRLLVVGDPSIVMNSMLRYADNRAFARALVRYAGEDDSWGKRAGRIYIAAGGFAQDGAFGAEESLFTDLGSRLRGLEDALSSVRREGFPPWALYAVAVLIGLGVVIWVGANAGRIHRPLVPRFTRPIPLAAQGGVAGRAALLAAPQTSRALAMLELKNALEEETCGLLHLDQVPAHNVLLEQLAQARLLPPDGIAELRALLLRLANIETLVLSRSPSAMSKITDNDVMMAAKTIRTLLERARKNAASLSGDVTPMNRANQVLG, from the coding sequence TTGCGTATTTGCTCGATGATGAAAGGGGGGAGCATCGGACCTCCTCCTGTTTCAGACGAACCGACCCTGTGTGAACTCCTCGAATTAACTGTTAGCAACCTGGGTGCCATGGTCAAGAGAACGGCGCCGTGCTTCGCATCGCACTCTCCCACGGGTCTTGAGTTAACCTGGCCACGCATGACGATCACCGCTGGATCATGCGGAAACATCCCGCACACAGAGACGCTAGGACCTCGTCCATCTGGCGTCCAGCAGCGGCGTGCGTCCATGCACAGCACGCCACACCCGCCATGGCAAGAGGATCGTCCACCGTCCATCCAAGCCATCATGGCCGCGCTGGTCGTCGTTCTCGCATTTTTTGCGACGGTTTTGAGGTCGGAGCCGGCTGCGGCCGAGGGCGCCACTCATCCGTTCGACATCACCAGCAACGATTGGGAAGGCTCCGCCGAGTTCGTCCAGCTCGCGCGTCATGAACTCGGTGACGCGCGCATCATGGGAACGGAGCGCATCGATCTCACGCATTTGAGGCCGGAAGACAGCCTGATTCTCCTGCACCCGGAGAAGACGCTCGATGTCGGCTCGCTTGCGCGCTTCATGCGCGCGGGAGGGCGCGTCATACTGTTGGACGACTACGGGCGGGCCGATGCTCTTCTGCGGCATTTCGGCATGGAGCGCATTGACACGCCACACCACCCTGCGGACAGCGTGCGTAGCGACCCGCGGTTGCCCATCGCCGAGCCTGCAAGTCCACACCCCGTCGTCACAGACGTGCGCCGGGTTGTGACGAATCACCCCACCGGAATCAAGCATCCGGACCTTTCACCCATCCTCAAAGTGCGCGGTGTAGGCGAGCCCGATGTGCTCGTGGCGGTGGCGGGCGCCGTGGGACAGGGGCGGCTCTTGGTGGTCGGCGATCCGTCCATCGTGATGAACTCGATGCTCCGCTACGCCGACAACCGTGCTTTCGCGCGCGCACTGGTGCGGTATGCAGGCGAGGATGACTCGTGGGGGAAACGCGCCGGACGCATTTACATCGCCGCCGGTGGTTTTGCGCAGGATGGCGCATTCGGTGCGGAGGAATCGCTCTTCACCGACCTCGGCAGCCGCCTACGCGGGCTGGAGGATGCGCTTTCGTCGGTGCGGCGCGAAGGGTTTCCGCCGTGGGCCCTCTATGCGGTGGCCGTCCTGATCGGCTTGGGTGTGGTCATCTGGGTTGGGGCGAACGCAGGGCGCATCCACCGTCCGCTCGTGCCGCGCTTTACGCGCCCGATTCCCCTCGCGGCACAAGGAGGTGTCGCGGGGCGCGCAGCCCTGCTCGCGGCGCCTCAAACGTCGCGGGCTCTTGCGATGTTGGAGCTAAAGAACGCCCTCGAGGAGGAAACCTGTGGTTTGCTCCACCTCGACCAAGTGCCGGCCCACAACGTTCTGCTCGAGCAGCTCGCGCAAGCGCGCCTCCTTCCCCCCGATGGCATTGCGGAGCTCCGAGCCTTGCTCCTTCGCCTGGCGAACATCGAAACCTTGGTACTATCCCGAAGCCCCTCGGCTATGAGTAAGATAACCGACAACGATGTGATGATGGCCGCCAAGACGATACGAACGCTTCTCGAGCGGGCCCGCAAGAATGCCGCATCTCTGTCGGGGGACGTCACGCCGATGAATCGAGCGAACCAGGTGCTCGGATGA